The following are from one region of the Rhipicephalus microplus isolate Deutch F79 chromosome 1, USDA_Rmic, whole genome shotgun sequence genome:
- the LOC142818045 gene encoding uncharacterized protein LOC142818045, with product MAQSRTTDPDIPASTTLRSGRVLSNSPPITDGVQASTAAPHHDCSEAISRGFSLFAQELKTSGFGCASFGSFNENEIPYFHGFKDDPTNWVSVINSVALKYSWSDTIKKSVAEGRLRGSAQAWHRFQGSTYATWQTWSAALISAFAPLPSAYDDRFMTMRSRRQGATEDVATYIYDKLDLLQACDIQWTSSAARQYIIDGIHDSTHAAVLSAYNHPVHISTFVRQAMELQDTSHRRAAAVGPKESASPRRGCYTCGRIGHGYKSCPQSQPQAMQYQSRPLPTLKVRVDGIGELTALVDTGAQRTALLRRHASEPLQPWTEPPLRGLGGDVLPVGALNLQLNTEAGSKFLSSVPVFDDLPTDMVLGADYLLSGEVRLTVEGSTVNLHPVAPSVPPAQSQGVDQLQRGRV from the exons atggcgcagtcgcgaactactgaccccgatatccctgcgtccactacacttcgaagtggacgagtgctctcgaactccccaccgatcacggacggcgtccaagcctccacggcggcaccgcatcatgactgcagcgaggccatttctcgaggcttctctctgttcgcccaagagctcaagacatccgggtttggctgcgcctcttttggatcgttcaacgagaacgaaattccatattttcatggattcaaggatgaccctaccaactgggtaagcgtgataaactcggttgcccttaaatactcgtggagcgacacgattaagaagtcggtcgctgaaggacgtttgcgaggatctgcccaagcgtggcatcgtttccaaggcagtacatacgctacatggcaaacatggagcgcggccctgatatccgcgtttgcgccgcttccgagcgcttacgacgaccgtttcatgaccatgcggtcacgccggcaaggtgcaaccgaggacgtcgcgacttacatctacgacaagctggaccttttacaagcttgcgatatacagtggacctcctccgcagccaggcagtacatcatcgacgggatccatgactcgacgcacgcagccgtcttgtccgcctacaaccacccagtccacatctccactttcgtacgccaggcaatggagttgcaggacacgtctcatcgccgggcggctgcagttggcccaaaggagtcagcttcaccgagacgcggatgctatacgtgtggccgcatcgggcatgggtataaaagctgcccacaaagccaacctcaagcgatgcaatatcaatcacgcccacttccaaccctcaaggtccgcgtcgacggcatcggagaactgacagctctcgttgataccggagctcaacgtacggcgttgcttcgccgccacgcctccgaacctctccagccttggactgagccaccactgcggggtctcggtggcgacgtactaccggtcggtgccctaaacctgcaactcaacaccgaggccggcagcaagtttttgtcctcggtgcccgtcttcgacgacctgcccacagacatggttttaggggccgactacctgctctccggggaagtgcgcctcacggtggaaggaagtaccgtcaacctccatcctgtggctccaagtgtgcctccggcgcaatcccaag gagtagaccagctgcagcgtggccgagtgtaa